One window from the genome of Crassostrea angulata isolate pt1a10 chromosome 2, ASM2561291v2, whole genome shotgun sequence encodes:
- the LOC128174813 gene encoding uncharacterized protein LOC128174813: MENQRSNLENWIYQWNEDQQRFVRAQRRDPHPTEGPQQQSTATQTVTEIEGVPQHQTSTTPTVSFAGTNFRLRPTVLFPRRPIGVTSPSSAPARPPAPAVTPPVIVRPNTSLGQVYHTDGTVSAPESLSGQRVNRSQKRTRDGGEDDETEESPRSRARWVSPFRPSRPPLPDAPDSPDPSPPASPRSSPTPIVIPDTPPPSPPPSPPLGNIRRRLGARPAPDRPAPPAPTRPAPDRTAPPPPERPPPVRPAPDRPAPPPPIRPRSPQVPPPSSPMTITLINGENQRTFRAERNADDTEVRWTRVRDPSTVSVPENHTTIIRNGGASGSSRSSTSSRVFLNPSVAANHSETVRLLDRLERSIRRVVTRNHQSHQPLQNHQPFEYSHTRRPDNPREHYTIVPSWAVKAEDKRGPCNICLEILTCK, translated from the coding sequence ATGGAGAACCAAAGAAGTAATTTAGAGAATTGGATCTACCAATGGAATGAAGACCAGCAGAGGTTTGTTAGAGCCCAGCGGAGGGATCCTCACCCAACAGAGGGGCCACAGCAGCAGTCCACCGCTACCCAGACGGTGACGGAAATTGAGGGGGTGCCTCAGCACCAGACTTCGACCACTCCAACCGTGAGTTTTGCAGGGACCAATTTCCGGTTGAGGCCCACCGTACTCTTCCCCAGACGACCCATTGGAGTGACGAGCCCTAGCAGCGCTCCCGCTAGACCACCAGCTCCCGCGGTCACACCGCCAGTGATCGTGAGACCCAATACCAGCCTGGGTCAGGTGTACCACACAGATGGTACTGTGTCTGCTCCTGAGAGTTTAAGTGGACAGAGGGTCAACCGGAGCCAGAAGAGGACCAGGGACGGTGGAGAAGACGACGAGACAGAGGAGTCCCCCCGCAGCCGAGCCAGGTGGGTGTCACCATTCCGCCCTTCCAGACCGCCACTGCCAGATGCCCCCGACAGCCCGGATCCCTCCCCGCCGGCCAGTCCGAGGAGCTCCCCCACTCCCATCGTGATCCCGGATACGCCACCACCATCGCCACCACCATCGCCGCCACTTGGCAACATCCGGAGACGACTTGGTGCCAGACCCGCTCCGGACCGCCCCGCCCCTCCGGCGCCCACCAGACCCGCTCCGGACCGGACCGCTCCACCCCCTCCAGAGAGACCCCCACCTGTGAGGCCCGCACCCGATCGCCCAGCGCCTCCTCCTCCCATCAGACCAAGATCGCCCCAGGTGCCACCCCCCTCCTCGCCCATGACGATAACCCTGATCAACGGAGAGAATCAGAGGACTTTTAGGGCCGAAAGGAATGCGGATGATACGGAGGTGCGTTGGACAAGGGTGAGGGATCCCTCCACAGTTTCCGTGCCCGAAAATCACACTACCATTATCAGAAATGGAGGTGCCAGCGGCAGCAGCAGGAGCAGCACCAGCAGCAGAGTGTTCCTGAATCCGAGCGTAGCGGCCAATCATAGTGAGACCGTTCGGCTGCTGGACAGACTGGAGAGGAGCATAAGAAGAGTGGTGACCAGAAACCACCAGAGCCATCAACCCCTCCAGAACCATCAGCCCTTCGAGTATTCTCACACCAGAAGGCCAGACAACCCCAGGGAGCACTACACCATTGTACCTTCCTGGGCCGTGAAAGCGGAGGACAAGAGGGGACCCTGCAACATTTGCCTGGAAATACTCACTTGCAAATAA